A genomic window from Alkalihalobacillus sp. AL-G includes:
- the mtrB gene encoding trp RNA-binding attenuation protein MtrB, whose product MSNENEFFVIKAKENGVNVIGLTRGTDTRFHHSEKLDKGEVMIAQFTEHTSAVKVRGKAVIQTRHGEIQTDKD is encoded by the coding sequence TTTTGTAATCAAGGCAAAGGAAAACGGTGTTAATGTAATCGGCTTAACACGAGGCACTGACACACGATTCCATCATTCTGAGAAGCTGGACAAAGGTGAAGTGATGATCGCACAATTCACAGAACATACTTCCGCAGTTAAAGTAAGGGGAAAAGCTGTCATTCAAACACGTCATGGAGAAATCCAAACAGATAAGGATTAA